The genomic region AGCCACTGTTTTTTAGGAAGGATTTTAGTTTTAACTGCCAAAAACCAGAACTAATTTCCGCATTAAAACAAAATATGGCTGTTTCCTCACTGACAGATTGACTGAAATTAGAATAAGTCGAAGTCGGTATGACTTTACTAATTTTCATTGTAGTCAATTAACCCCTTGAAAAGATCGATCTGTTGTAGGAGATCGGAACGAAAACAACACTTTTGTCTGTACTGTTAGATATAATTGCATTGGATTCTCCCAAAACAGGTATTCAAAATACCAAAACCCGAAGGTAGCATTGTTTCGGCACTAAATTTGTCCTTCTAATCAAGGGCAACTGCTTCCTCCTGGAGAAGTATTTACCCTATGCGGCGAGAATCGTTTTAAGCATCTGCGGCTGACCTCAGGTGATAAGTGGACTCGACTACGAACCAACAATCCCATCCTCATACGCGGTATTGAGAATGTCAGGGGTTTAGACAGGAATGAAGGATAAAAGGTTCACTGTTATTATTAATATTCCCCAGATTTGCTGTAAATTATCGTGGCAAACCAGGAGTTTATCTAGTCCTATTTACAATGATGTATCAACCGTACCCTGACTGAAAAGTCAGAAATACGTGAAAAAACCGAACTTTTTTGGCGGGGTTTACCAGACTACCTTGCTTGACTAACGGCTGTAAGTACCGCCAGCCTTGATTTTTCTGCCAAAACACAGGTTTTTACTCTTGCTTGCTTAACCGAAGCGACATTTTTTATTTTTTAAGCAAGCACTATTATTAGTATACATCATTTTACCTAAAAAGGTAGTAAATTTAAGGGATTTTTAGGGAATGGCGAATGGGGATAGGGCATAAAGCAGGAGGCAGAATTAACAAAGTTTCCCTTTTCCTCTTCCCTTTCCCATTCCCTAAAATCCCAGATCGGCTTTAGCAGCATCAGCTGCGGCAAAAACTTCTTCATCGGAACGTTCTGCCCAACAAGTATCGGCAATTTCTTGATAAAATTTTTCGTCGTAGGGACGGGTACGCACTACTACGGGCATGGGGACGGCGTGACCGAGGATCAAGGCTTGTTGTTTGGAGTCGAGTTTTGCCAGTACCGATCGCAAACTACCAGCACCAGATACCCCAGTAAAGATGGCATCGATATCTTTTTCATCGTTGAGTAAGGCGGTGATCCGAGTACCGATTTGAGACATCACTTCGTTGTCGATCCCGGAGGGACGCTGATCCACGATTAACAAGGTAACGAAGTATTTCCGCATTTCACGGGCGATGATGCCGAAAATCGTACTTCCCACGATTGCGGGATCTAGGAAGCGGTGGGCTTCTTCGATCGTAATTACTAATTGCTGAGGGCGATCGATCGGATTTTTAGTTTGCAAGAATAGTTCTGCCTTGCGGACGTATTCTTTATGAATGCGCCTGGTAATCAAATTGGTTACCAACATATAGGAGAGCATATCCGACTGGGAACCAAATTCGACGACTACGTGCTTACCGGCTTCCAGAGATTGCAAAATGCGACTGACGTAATTATGAGGACAAGTCGATCGCATATATTTAAGATTTTCCAATCGGAGGAGTTTCCGTTGCAAGGCCATGATCGAACCTATGTGGCCTTTTTTCTCCTCGCAGAACATCTTAATATCTTCATTAGTCATGTTCAGCAATTGCAAAATCCAGGAATTGCCAAACTCCCCCCGCAAGATATTGGCATTATCCAGGCTAGCTTCCGATAAACCTAACTCTTGCGATACTAATTTAATATCCTCTACTTCAATTTGGTCGTAACCTAAATAAAGTTCCATCGCATCCCGCACTCCTCGCCGTCTGGTAGATTGGGGATCGAGGGTATACATTTCTACTTGTCCGGGGAATAACTGACGCAAACCTTTGACGGTGCTAAATTGCTTCCCTTCCGAGACAGCTTCCCAACCGTATTCCGAGTGCATATCGAAAATTAAGTTAACGGCGGCTTGTCTGCGGATGATGCCAGATAATAAAAGTCGGGTGAGGAAAGATTTGCCAGTTCCCGATTTACCAAATACGCCGTTGCTGCGTTCTACGAATCGATCTAAGTCGATACAAACGGGAACGTCCATATCTAAAGGTTGACCGATCGCGAAATTACGCTTGTGGGGATCGTCTTCCCAACCAAACACCGTGCGAAAATCTCGTTCGGAGGCATCGTATACTTGGCTGAAATGACTGGGAATCGTTTTAACCGGGCGCAGATCTACATTTTCGCTGCTTTGCGCTTGAAATGATGCTAATGCTGCTTTGCCTTCTGCGGGCACTTTTTTGGCAGTTTTACCATTGGGAATGTAAAAACCAGCTGGTTCTGGTGTGGGGGTAAACATTAACATGGGAGCAAGTTCGATCGTTCCGTAAGTACCGCTACCCGCTAAAACTTCTCGTAAAAAATCATCTTCGATCGCCGGGGGATTAGCCAGAATGCGCTGGCTAGAAGTTCCTAATGCCACATCGGTTAACATACAGAAAAAGCGCGATCGCACTCCTTCTACTACCAAAAACTTCCCTACCCGCATATCTTCGACGATGACATCCGGATGAAGTCGGACTAACAACCCCTCACTCAGGGAACCTTCAATTACTGACCCTAATGGCTGAGTTAAATTCATATGGGAACTGCTGCGATCGTTAATTGTTGCGGAAAGGGCAAAATGGGGAGAAAGGAATAAACGATGGTTTGCTTATCGATTATCTTACACCGAGAACATAGATTCTACAGTTTAGATTGAAGAATTAATTAATGTCATTTACTAATTAACCCAAGTTGCTAGTTATGAGTTTAGGCGTTTTAGATCCCTCTTGCATCTTTTTTAAAAAGGAAGACTTTAAGCTCCGGTTTCCCCCTTAAAAAGGGAGACTTTAAGATCCGGTTCCCCCCTTTTTAAGGGGGGTTAGGGGGAATCGATTGTAACTAACAACTTACGTTAATTACTTAATTCATCGATACTCAACCGTTCTCGACTACCCCAATCTTTTTTTTGTGCGACTGATGCGGCGAAAAATCCCTTGCACCTCTTCTGGACTAATCTTCTCACTTCGACTTGTTTGTTCTACAGTTAACTCTTTAACTTTTTCGTAAATATATAATTCGTATCTTTTGCGATAATTCCGCCCCATCTCCATCCAATCTAATCTTTCTGTGGAATATTTCTTACAACTATGACAGTAAAATTGACGGCGCGGTACTTGTAAATAAACTGGCTGTCCACATATTGCTCAATCTCTGACCATAATTGGTCGATTTTGATTGAGTTCATCTGTATATGTTTGGCAATGTGGGCAGAAAATTCCTTTATTTAATAGAGCTAATTTCAGAATAATAAATTCGGTTTCTTGGCGATATGTAAACACTGTTACATTTGGCAAGTTTAATAGGGCATCTAAATGAAAGTCCATCATAGGAATACCAGTTTCGTCAATCTATCTGTTGAAGATAATTAACCAGCGCTACTTCAATTATGTTTCTTCCTTCACCTCATAATCCGGCTGGTTAATTATCTTCACTTTAATGGCTGGCTCTGACTCGTTTGTTACTTATGCTACTTTTTCCACCTTCAACCTGAAAGACCCCTTCCACTAAATATCCAAAGCCCAATTACCCAAGAGAAGACCCATTTTGGTTGCATATATTTCCAAATAAACGATCACTCTATGTTGATAGTAGTGGGGTTAGTTCCGGTAGTGCTGTTTGTGGATGATAAAGGTTTGCGATATTGCTGATAGAGCCGATCGCGCCAGTTGAAAAAGGTTTCGTATGCTACGCTATCTGCTAAACCCGGTACTCCTTTACCCTTCAAGCTATCTGGCAGATCCAAATAAGGGCCATCGGGGAATTTAACGTACATACTCAATCCAGCTACCGCAAAATCTGCCAAGGTAGGATAGTCTGCTACTAAATAAGGTTTATTGAGTAGTAGCAAGCTAAGGGCTTCTAAGTCTTGTTTGAGGTCTTCTTGGGCTGATTTGATGTCGCTGGGGCCAAAACCAACCCCCGTACCCAACAAATTGAGGATGTCTCCCGGTAGTGCGCCTACCATTGTTTTGACGAAATCGGGAGTTGTCTTGGGTAAGAAGGAGGTACGGAAAGCTTGACTTTGGCTTAATCCACCAAATAATGCTTTTCGGCTTTTGAGACCGATCGATTGGTCTGCCCATTCTTCGATTAACAAGCAAAGTCCTCGATGTTCTGGATTGACGGGGATGATGGGACGTTCTGGATATTTGCGATCGAGATATTTTGCGATCGCCGTCGAATCGCATACGATCTCGCTACCATCTTTCAATACAGGTACTTGTCGCTGCCCGGACATTCTAATCAAGTCTAGTTGTCCGATCCCTGGCG from Leptolyngbyaceae cyanobacterium harbors:
- a CDS encoding ATP-binding protein, which encodes MNLTQPLGSVIEGSLSEGLLVRLHPDVIVEDMRVGKFLVVEGVRSRFFCMLTDVALGTSSQRILANPPAIEDDFLREVLAGSGTYGTIELAPMLMFTPTPEPAGFYIPNGKTAKKVPAEGKAALASFQAQSSENVDLRPVKTIPSHFSQVYDASERDFRTVFGWEDDPHKRNFAIGQPLDMDVPVCIDLDRFVERSNGVFGKSGTGKSFLTRLLLSGIIRRQAAVNLIFDMHSEYGWEAVSEGKQFSTVKGLRQLFPGQVEMYTLDPQSTRRRGVRDAMELYLGYDQIEVEDIKLVSQELGLSEASLDNANILRGEFGNSWILQLLNMTNEDIKMFCEEKKGHIGSIMALQRKLLRLENLKYMRSTCPHNYVSRILQSLEAGKHVVVEFGSQSDMLSYMLVTNLITRRIHKEYVRKAELFLQTKNPIDRPQQLVITIEEAHRFLDPAIVGSTIFGIIAREMRKYFVTLLIVDQRPSGIDNEVMSQIGTRITALLNDEKDIDAIFTGVSGAGSLRSVLAKLDSKQQALILGHAVPMPVVVRTRPYDEKFYQEIADTCWAERSDEEVFAAADAAKADLGF
- a CDS encoding glutathione S-transferase family protein; this translates as MIELYQFEISHYAEKVRLILDYKGLAYRKIEVTPGIGQLDLIRMSGQRQVPVLKDGSEIVCDSTAIAKYLDRKYPERPIIPVNPEHRGLCLLIEEWADQSIGLKSRKALFGGLSQSQAFRTSFLPKTTPDFVKTMVGALPGDILNLLGTGVGFGPSDIKSAQEDLKQDLEALSLLLLNKPYLVADYPTLADFAVAGLSMYVKFPDGPYLDLPDSLKGKGVPGLADSVAYETFFNWRDRLYQQYRKPLSSTNSTTGTNPTTINIE